The DNA sequence AGTGGCTCGGCTGGGATTCGAACCCAGGACCCATACATTAAAAGTGTATTGCTCTACCAACTGAGCTACCGAACCAGTGCCCTTGTTTCCTAAGGCGACGCAAATATACGACGCTTATCTCCTTTTAAACAAGAAAATCAGCAACATTTTTTTGGAAAAATCGTAACGAGTTAATAATCAAGTAACAAAAGGAAAAAAAAATTATTTGTCTCTGTTTTATTATATCTCTTCCTCTACTCTTCCTCCTCCGGAAACTCCAACAACAACTGAACCCCTTCGCCTTCTTGCTCACGTTCCAAGTTGGAGACCGACATTCCTAAGAGGCGTACCTCTGCTACCTCGACGATGTTTTCTTCCAAAAGGGTGAATATGACTTTGCGCAGCTCGGATAGTTTACGTACTTCGCTATTGAAAGAGCGCGAGCGGGTGTGGATTTGAAAATCGGGAGTCTTCATTTTCAAGGTGACGGTACGCCCGAAATTGTGGGTCTTTTTCATGTAATTGTAGACCGTTTCCGTCAGGTAGGCCAGCTTTTCTTTCATTGTGGCCACTTCCTTTAGGTTTTCGGAAAAGGTGCGTTCCGCCCCGATGGACTTCCGAATCCGGTTGGGATTCACCGGGCGTTCATCCTGGCCTCGCACAATACGGTAATAATGGCGACCAGCCTTACCAAAGCGCTTGACCAGCTGTATCTCCGACAACTCCCGCAAATGCGCGCCGGTTCGGATGCCCATCCGCTGTAACTTACCCGCCGTGACTTTGCCGATGCCGTGGAATTTTTCAATAGGTAGCTCCCCCAGAAAATCCCAGGCTTCTTCTGGCAAGATGACTTTCATCCCATCGGGTTTGTTGATATCAGAAGCCACCTTGGCCAGAAACTTGCAATAAGAAATCCCCGCCGATGCCGTCAGTTGCGTTTGTGTGAGAATTTTTGCCCGTATGGCCTCAGCAATCAAGGTAGCAGAATGGGGACCTAATTTTGGCTCCGTTACATCCAAATAAGCCTCATCCAGCGAAAGCGGCTCTACCAGGTCAGTATATTCGTAAAAAATTGCCCGGATCTGATTGGATACCTCCTTATATACATCAAAACGATGACGAACAAAAATCAAGGAAGGACATAAGCGTTGGGCCGTTACACTGGGCATGGCTGAGCGTACTCCATAGCGCCGGGCCTCATAACTAGCAGCCGCCACTACGCCACGTAAACCACCACCACCCACCGCAATAGGCTTGCCCCGCAGTGACGGATCATCCCGCTGCTCAACCGACGCGTAAAAGGCGTCCATGTCGATGTGTATTATTTTCCGTGAGGTATCCAATCGCAGAGGATTACTGTTAAATTGTACGCCCACCATAAGGTACTTCAAATACCTTGCCTTCTTTTGCCAAGGCGGTATTGGGGAAAATAGACTGAGCTTCAGCCAATAATGGGCGCAGATCGCCGTAGCGGGGAGAGAAATGCCCGATTATCAATTGCTTGACTTGAGCCTGTCTGGCCATCTCTGCCGCTTGCCTGGCCGTAGAATGTCCTGAAAGATCGGCCTGGTCGGCTAATTCATGTAGAAAGGTCGCTTCGTGAAACAAAATATCCACACCTTTTATATAAGGTAGTAAATCCGGATTGGGACGCGTGTCACTCGCGTAAACAAACGACCGAATAGGTGGTGGATCATGCGTTAGTAAAGCATTAGGAATAACTTCTCCCGAGGCGGCCTGGTAGTCAGCTCCTGATTTGATCGCAGGAATCTCTTTATAAGGAATTTGATATTCCTTGATGGCCGTCCCCAGAATGGTTCGAGGACGTTCTTTTTCTTGGACCAGATAACCTACTGTAGGGATACGGTGCGACAAGGGAAGCGTGTAGACTTCAATACATTCGTCTTCGTACACCAGCGTCCTATCTACATTGGCATCTACAAAAATATAGTGCACGGGATAAGGCATGCGCGTATGGCTGTAGCCAAAAACAGCATCGAGGTAGGGCGCTAAATCTGCAGGCCCAATAATCGTTAGAGGCGTATTCCGCTGATATAATCCCCAGGAAGTAAGCAAACCAGGTAAGCCATAAATATGATCACCGTGGAGATGTGAAATGAGGATAACATCAATACTACTCCAGCCCAAACCATGTTGCTGGAGGGCAATCTGTAGACCTTCGCCACAATCTATCAACAACCCGGTTGTACCAGTTTTCAGATATTGTCCGCTCGCCCAACGCCCTGGAATAGGGCCAGCAGCGGAAGTGCCCAGGGTCGTTAGCTTAAAATCCATGCTATAGATTAGTGATCAGCAGGTGCCTGGTCGCCATCTTCCGCGTTGATTTCTCTTTCCAATTCTTCCATGAAAACAAACTCGATGGATTCTTCAACCGTAGGGATGATGGAAAGAACCGAATCGAGGCGGGAAATTTCAATTAATTTCTTCACACTTGGATGTGTCACACCCGTTAAGATGAACGACCCTAGTGGTTTCCACAAGCGATTGGCTGTCAGGATGGCACTTAGGCCAGAAGAATCAACATACTGCACCTGTGAGAGATCGAAAATCAGGTTACGCACTCCTTCGTTTGCGAAAATGACTAATTCCGACTTCAACTGTGGTGCTAGAATAGAGTTGAGGTTCTCTTCTGCAAGTTGAAAAACGGCGTACTTTTCTTTTTTGTCTATGCTGTACTTCATTAAGCTGAACTTTGCTAATACGGCATCTTGGTGAAACCGCAAGACGCAAATGTAAGCAAGAAAAAACTGCCTGCCAATAGCTACAGTCAATTAAGTTTATGTTAATCTGTCAAGTAGCCGATCTTTTTACCGCCGAATTGGCAGATATTTGGATAAATTTTAAACGTGGCACCATTTTTTCTGTTAGGTAGTCATTCCTGGCGCATTGATTTCGCCAGAACGGGCTTCGGAAAAAAAGGATACAAAGGATGAAACTTCATCAAGACAAACTTTGTTTTCTACCAGAAGAGTCCTATTATTGTTCACCATAATCCTTGAACAGTCCTAAGATAAAGCGAGCAAACGATATGAATAATAACCGCAGATTTTCACCCCAAGTCAAGCAAGTCATCTCCCGCAGCCGCAGTGAAGCGGTCAAGCTAGGGCATGGCTTTATTGGCACCGAGCATTTGTTGCTGGGTCTCTTGACTGACAACGACAATTTAGCACTGCGGGTACTAGAATCTTTGGAAGTGGACCCCGGCGAGTTGCGCAACTCCGTTGTGGAAAGCATACACCGTATCCCTAGTTCTGGGAATACGGGTCTGAATGTGGGCAACCTGCCCCTCAATAAACAGGCAGAAAAAGTACTTAAAGTGACATTTTTGGAAGCGAAAATGCTTAAAAGCGAAGAAATTAGCCCCGAGCATCTACTCCTTTCTATTCTTAAAGACAAGGATAACCCCGCTTCAAAAATCATGCGTCAGTACGACGTAGATTACGATTTATTCAAAGCAGAATTAGAATACGTGAAGCAAGAACAAGATTTCACCAGTGGTACCGACCCTTACACCCGTGCTTCGGGTGACCAAGAGGAGCCATACGAGGAAGAAGAAGGCCGTGGTGGTGCTTATCAGCAACGCGGCAAAGGCGCAACCAAATCCCGCACGCCAGTGCTCGATAATTTTGGTCGCGATATCACAAAATTAGCTGATGAAGGCAAACTAGATCCCATCATTGGTCGGGAAAACGAAATTGAGCGCGTCAGCCAGATTCTTAGCCGCCGTAAAAAGAACAATCCTATCCTCATCGGTGAACCCGGTGTTGGTAAGACCGCGATTGTAGAAGGCCTAGCCTTGCGCATTCAGCAGAAAAAAGTATCCCGGACCCTTTTCAACAAGCGGATCGTTATGCTTGACCTCGCGGCATTGGTAGCAGGCACCAAGTACCGTGGTCAGTTTGAAGAGCGGATGAAGGCCATCATGACCGAACTCGAAAAGAGCCGTGATGTGATCCTGTTCATCGACGAAATCCATACGATTGTAGGTGCCGGTGGTGCAACTGGATCACTGGATGCCTCCAACATCTTCAAGCCTGCTCTAGCACGAGGCGAATTGCAATGTATTGGTGCATCTACCCTTGATGAATACCGCCAACACATTGAGAAAGATGGTGCCCTGGATCGTCGATTCCAAAAAGTAATGGTCGATCCCCCAAGTGCGGATGAAGCTATCCATATCCTGGAAAACATCAAACCAAAGTACGAGGAGTTTCACAACGTAATCTACTCTGACGATGCCATCAAAGCATGTGTTAAACTGAGTGACCGCTATATTACCGATCGTTTCTTACCAGATAAAGCTATCGACGTTTTGGATGAGGTAGGTGCTCGTACCCACCTCAAAAATATCCACGTGCCCAAGCACATAGAGGAATTGGAAGCCAAGATCGAGAAGGTTAAAGAACAGAAAAACCAGGCCGTTCGCAATCAACAGTACGAAAAGGCTGCTGATTTGCGCGACCAGGAATCCAAGCTGGGGCGCAACCTGGAACAGGCTAAAATTTCTTGGGAAGAAGAAGCGAAGACCAAGCGCTATCCAGTAGAGGAAGAAGATATTGCCGAAGTTGTTTCTATGATGACAGGCATCCCCGTACGTAGGGTGGCACAGTCTGAAAGCAAGAAACTTGTAGGTATGACCAATGACTTGCGCGACGTGATCATTGGGCAGGACGAAGCCATTGCTAAAGTTACCAAAGCTATCCAGCGTAACCGCGTTGGGTTAAAAGATCCTAAGAAGCCTATTGGTACCTTTATTTTCCTCGGTCCTACCGGGGTAGGTAAGACAGAATTGGCAAAATCACTGGCTCGCTACATTTTTGATAGCGATGATGCGCTGGTAAGGATTGATATGAGTGAGTACATGGAGAAGTTCTCCGTCAGTCGGCTTATCGGTGCGCCTCCGGGGTACGTAGGTTACGAGGAAGGCGGGCAGCTTACCGAGCGCGTTCGTCGCAAGCCTTACTCGGTGATCTTGCTCGATGAAATTGAAAAAGCACACCCTGATGTTTACAATATCCTCCTCCAGGTACTGGATGATGGGCAGTTGACGGACGGACTAGGTCGCAAAGTAGACTTCAAGAATACCCTGATCATTATGACGTCTAATATTGGTGTTCGCCAATTGAAAGACTTCGGACAAGGTGTTGGATTCAAAACGTCTGCTCGGGAAGAAGCTGCAGAGACCCACAGTAAGAGTGTTATCCAAAACGCGCTGAAACGGACCTTCTCTCCAGAGTTTCTCAACCGGATTGATGACGTAGTCATCTTCAACAGTTTGGATCAGGATGAGATCTTTCAAATCATCAATATCACGCTCAAAGATCTGTTTGATCGCTTGGCGGGAATGGAATATACGCTCCAATTGTCGGAAGCAGCTAAGAAGTTCGTTGCTGAAAAAGGATTTGATCCTCAATTCGGTGCACGACCCCTGCAAAGAGCAATTCAGAAGTATATTGAAGACCCACTGGCAGAGTTTATTTTAACCAATAACCCTGCTGCAGGTGCTGTCCTTGAGGCAGTTATGAATGAAAAAGAGGATGGCTTGGACATCACCCTCACTACGGAAGAAGTAAATTCTGACGTAGAAGAATAAAAATTGTCCTATCTTGTAAGCACGCTTTCGGGTACTGTCCGGAAAGCGTGCTTTCATTTGTATTTTTAACTAAATTAAATATCATTTGGCAAAGAGAAGAGGTTCAAAAAACAGAAACCAACGACGAGAAGACCCAAAAGACCAGTTTCGTGTTAATGATCAAATCCGGATTCCGGAAGTTCGATTAGTAGGAGATAACCTGGAGGAGGTCAGTGAAATAGCTGGCCGTAAAGTAGATCCGGGCATTTATAATACCCGTCAGGCCATTGACTGGGCACGGCGCCTAGAACTCGACTTAGTGGAGATTTCTCCTAATGCTGAGCCGCCAGTAGTCAAAATCATTGACTACAACAAATTCTTGTACGAGAAGAAAAAGCGCGAAAAGGAAATCAAGTCCAAGGCTGTGAAGACCGTAGTGAAGGAAATTCGCTTCGGTCCCAACACCGATGAGCATGATTTCGAATTCAAGTTGCGCCACGCTCAGCGATTTTTAGAGGAAGGTTCTAAGGTAAAAGCTTATGTACATTTCCGTGGCCGTACCATTGTTTTCAAAGATCGGGGAGAGCTTTTGCTACTCCGTTTTCTGAAAGAATTGGAAGAACATGGTGCTGCGGAAGCATTGCCAAAAATGGAAGGTCGCCGGATGACGGTAATAATCCAACCAAAAAAAGGCAAAAAATAGCCTATCTCTTGGTTTCTTTCTAAAGGATCACTACCTTTGCGCACCGTTTAAAGAAAACAAATTTTGTTATGCCAAAAATGAAGACCCATTCCAGCGCGAAGAAACGCTTCAAGTTGACTGGATCAGGGAAAATCAAGCGTTTTCAGGCTTACACTTCGCACATGATGCGGAACAAAAGCAAGAAAGCCAAGCTTAATCTACGTGATTCTGCTTTGGTGAGTGACGCAGACAGCCCCCGCGTACGGCGGATGCTTTGTAAGTAATTTATTATTAATTCAGTGATTTTTCACGAGAGTGTAGGTATAAGTGCCTGAAGAGCCTCTACACTGAACAAAAAATCGAACTATGCCACGTTCAGTAAATGCCGTCGCTTCACGTCGTCGGCGCAAAAAAATTCTCAAGGCAGCTAAAGGATACTTTGGCGCCCGTAAAAATGTTTATACCGTAGCGAAGAATGCCGTGGATAAAGCCATGAAGTATTCTTACCGTGACCGTAGAAACAAGAAGCGCGCCTTCCGCCGTCTGTGGATTGCACGTATCAACGCAGGTGCACGTATGCACGGTCTGTCTTACAGCCGTCTGATCCACGCCCTGAAAGAGAGTAATATCGATCTGAATCGTAAGGTACTCGCCGACTTGGCCATGAACCACCCTGATGTATTCAAGGAGGTTGTTGCTAAAGTTCAGAAGTAGTTTACTTTCTGATTGGAATAATAAAACGCCACTGTGGTTCAACCGCAGTGGCGTTTTCTGTTTACAAGACTTTCAGCATTCTGCTGAAAGTCTTGTAAAGGGACTCATCCGCTCATGTTTGTTCCCAGACTACAAGGAGCCTTCAGCGTCTTAATGTTAGCGAAACCTCACGCAAAAAAAGGGGATTTGACCAGGCAAATCCCCCTGCGAATGAAAATGAAGTTATTCTTTTACATTAAGGCAGATAATCTGCCGGATTGACGGGAACGCCATTCTTGATCACCTCATAATGGAGATGGGTCCCCATAGATAATCCCGAATTTCCAACCGTTCCGATCTGCTGGCCAGCTACAATCTGCTCTCCTACCTTTACATCAATATTGTCTAAGTGAGCATAAAGGGTTTGGTAGATTTCATCGTGAAGGATAATGATACAATTGCCGTATTTGTCTTTGGCTCCTGCTTCAAGAATAATGCCACTGCCCGCCGCTAGAACTGGCGATCCAAGTGGAGCCTTCCAGTCGACTCCGCGGTGTAAGACTTCTTTTTTGTAGATGGGGTGGATACGATTCCCATACTCAGAAGTCAGTTCAAAATCAGCGGTAAGGGGACAAAAAGAGGGAGGTGCTTGGTACACCGTCGTAGGAACCGTTGTGGAAGCTTCCGTTGTTTTGTGCGATAGCTCTTTAGCGGTTGTCCCATTAATGGGAGAAAAAAAGGTAAGTGTGCTCATTCCTATGAGCAAAATGCCAATCAGTTTTACCATGGTAAATCTTTTTTGGGTGGATGAATGAATTTTTTCAACTTCACTTTCATTCCATCGTTCCCGGCAGCGGGTAAAAGCTTCCTCGAAGCTTTGCCCCTCTCCCATGGTGTGTTCAATATCACAACAGAGATGATCCAATAATTCCGTATGCTGGGTCTTGGTCAATTTTCGGTATTGCTGCAAAAAAGCTGCTACTTGCCTGGTCTGTTCTGTATCCAGTATCACCATTAATCGAGCTTTAGCTTAAAGATGCGGTTCATCGTGAGTACAAATTCACGAAACTCATCTACATAATCAGTAGCACTTGCCGTGCCCAAATCACTGAGCAAGTAGTATTTACGCACCCTCCCCCCTACTTTTTCTTTTTCGGAGATGATCAAGCCCGCCTTTTCCAACTTGTGGAGTGTGGGATAGAGTGCCCCTTCCGTAAGTTCTAATTCTCCCTCCGTAAGTGCTCTCACCCGTTGGGTAATCTGGTAACCATACATCCTGCCTTCTGCTTGCAGCAGGTGCAAAATCAGCGTTTTGAGGGTACCTTTAAAGAGTTCTGTTGAATACATAATACAAAGATGCATAATTATCTTAGGTATAAAAAGAATTGGCTTGAATTTTAACACTTTTATTGGAAGATCGTCCAATGCACCGCTCCCATCCTTGGTGCTCCCTCTCTAGATGAATCGGGATGCGGTGCGCTTCGCCCTCTGGGCTACGTGTTTACTTGGACAATTATCATATTTGCTAGCGCGAGAGGCCATTCGTATAAATACATTCACGCATTTATACCACCTTGCAAGGAGTGATCTACGCTCAATGCGATGGGTTCATTCCGTCAGCGGAAGCTATGAAGAATGGCTGTTATGCTCGCTGGTCAGGAGACCAGCAGGATATGACGGGGTTGTGTAAAAAGCCCTCAAGTTGCTTAACAGGCTTTTGATCGGCTGATGGCTGACGTTTCTTGTTTTGTTTGAAAAACACTGCTGGTGAGTCCTCCCTTAGAGTTCTCACTAGCATTTTTTCCTTTTAGGTTCAAAAAAAGAGTTTTTAAGCTCTTTTTTTGTGTTTAGTAGCACTTCTTGCTGCTCTTTGGACATAGTGATCCTCCCAGATCCCTGTCTGAAGGCAATAAACCTTCTTAAGATTGTGAGCTATTGCTAGGAACTGGAACTCAACATTGACTTTGTCGATGCCTCGGAGAAGGAACCGACGATGTCCCATATTGTGTTTTATATTGGCAAAGGGCGTTTCCACATCGATACCACGTTGGGATCGTTTCTCTAAGCCTTTTTCTGATGCCAGTCGTTGTTTGACCTCTTTTTTAAAAGCCTCCAATTTCTCCCTCTTTTTCACCCTTCGATGAGTACCCGGTTTAGCATTTGGGCCTCGGCATTGTTCATAAAAAGGACATTGGGCACAGCTTTCTGATTCATAAACCCGTGTTCTACTTTCATATCCATTGTTGCTCTTACTTGTGAACTCATGGCTGAACAATAGTTTCTTCTCATTGGGGCATTGGTAATAATCCTGATCTGGATCATAATACCAATTGGTGGTATTAAAAAGTTGTTTGTCCAGTTTGCCGGTAACTTCCTGGTACCACAGCGGATACTTCACATAAGCCGTATGGCCTTTTTCTGCTAAAAAACTATAATTCTCTTCACTGCCATAACCGGCATCTGCCGTATAATCCATCTTCCAATCCGATTCTACCAGTCCACTCACCCGTTGTTCTAGTTGTAGGACATGAGGGGGCAAAGTAGGGCTGTCAGAAGCACCCTGATGAACCGTAGCATTGACAATAAATTGATCCGATGTCGTAATCTGTATATTGTACCCAGGCAACAATTGATCATCTTTCATGCGCAGGGCTGTGGCATCTTCGTCCGTCTTAGAATAAGAGTTACGACCCGCCAGGATCAATTCCTGCTCTTCGTATTTATCTAAGTTGACTTGTTCTTTTGACAAATGACGATGGATTCTTTCCAAAGATTGTTTTCGTTTTTTGTCTCCTTGTTCTGCTATAATTTCATTGAGGTAACGAAGCTGCCTCTCTAAGTCTTCACTGTTCAAGACCAGATAAATTTGTTCGGCCTCTTGACGCTGGAGTAAATCCTTAGTCCCATAAATATTATCCTCCGCTTGCTGCAACTCCCGCACCTCTTCTAGCAGGCTATCTATACGCTCTAATACCATGGCCTTATAGCGTTCCGTGTTCTTGCGCCAGACAATTTTATGTTTATTGGCATTTGCAGCCCACTTGCTGCCATCTACATACAAGTCACTCAAGTTGACATAGCCCTGCTCTACCAAATAAAATAACACTTGGCTCAAGACTGTATCTACCAAGTCCTGCATTCGACAGGAGCGAAATTCACTCAGTGTTTTAAAACAAGGACGCTGACCACCAGACAGCCACATGAAAACCAAATCTTCGCCTAACTTCTTCGCTAAGGGACGACTCGTATACACCTTGGTACAATAACCATAAATCCATACCTTAAGTAACATCCGAGGATGATAAGGAGGCCGACCTATACCACTGTAGTAACATTCCAACTCTTTGATCTCTATTTCTTGTATTACCTTATTAATGATCTGCGCCAAAACATTGTCTTTTACCAGCTCTTCGATCCGTAAAGGAAGATCTATTACAATGTCTTGGGTGTAAGCTTTAAAGCGAATATTCTCTCTTTGTGTTATCTTTGTTGACATGAGCAGGGGGCTTTTCTTTTTGGCTTCAACTTAAAGTTAAAACACTCTGCTCATATCTTTTTCTATTTGGCGCTTTTTACACAACCCCGAGCAGGAGTTGCTAGTCGTCGGGAGCGTAAGGACAAAGAATGGGTGCCGCTCCGTTCAGCAGAGCCTGCTGCCGTTCGGCATGGCCCAAACCAGGCCCAACATATCTAAACCCCCCAACCTGGTCTTTGGATTTTCAAAAAACTTTGAAAGTTTCACAACCCTTACCGACCTTTGGGGTTTCTTTGAGTATATTCTTTTGATATGCTTGACCATTCAGATTTTCAATAACCATGAGTTACAAAAGCCTGCGGGAAGCCGCTAATGATTTAGAACGTCACGGAAAATTGGTACGTGTAAAAGAGGAGG is a window from the Lewinella sp. LCG006 genome containing:
- the dinB gene encoding DNA polymerase IV, whose amino-acid sequence is MVGVQFNSNPLRLDTSRKIIHIDMDAFYASVEQRDDPSLRGKPIAVGGGGLRGVVAAASYEARRYGVRSAMPSVTAQRLCPSLIFVRHRFDVYKEVSNQIRAIFYEYTDLVEPLSLDEAYLDVTEPKLGPHSATLIAEAIRAKILTQTQLTASAGISYCKFLAKVASDINKPDGMKVILPEEAWDFLGELPIEKFHGIGKVTAGKLQRMGIRTGAHLRELSEIQLVKRFGKAGRHYYRIVRGQDERPVNPNRIRKSIGAERTFSENLKEVATMKEKLAYLTETVYNYMKKTHNFGRTVTLKMKTPDFQIHTRSRSFNSEVRKLSELRKVIFTLLEENIVEVAEVRLLGMSVSNLEREQEGEGVQLLLEFPEEEE
- a CDS encoding ribonuclease Z, whose protein sequence is MDFKLTTLGTSAAGPIPGRWASGQYLKTGTTGLLIDCGEGLQIALQQHGLGWSSIDVILISHLHGDHIYGLPGLLTSWGLYQRNTPLTIIGPADLAPYLDAVFGYSHTRMPYPVHYIFVDANVDRTLVYEDECIEVYTLPLSHRIPTVGYLVQEKERPRTILGTAIKEYQIPYKEIPAIKSGADYQAASGEVIPNALLTHDPPPIRSFVYASDTRPNPDLLPYIKGVDILFHEATFLHELADQADLSGHSTARQAAEMARQAQVKQLIIGHFSPRYGDLRPLLAEAQSIFPNTALAKEGKVFEVPYGGRTI
- a CDS encoding STAS domain-containing protein, coding for MKYSIDKKEKYAVFQLAEENLNSILAPQLKSELVIFANEGVRNLIFDLSQVQYVDSSGLSAILTANRLWKPLGSFILTGVTHPSVKKLIEISRLDSVLSIIPTVEESIEFVFMEELEREINAEDGDQAPADH
- a CDS encoding ATP-dependent Clp protease ATP-binding subunit, coding for MNNNRRFSPQVKQVISRSRSEAVKLGHGFIGTEHLLLGLLTDNDNLALRVLESLEVDPGELRNSVVESIHRIPSSGNTGLNVGNLPLNKQAEKVLKVTFLEAKMLKSEEISPEHLLLSILKDKDNPASKIMRQYDVDYDLFKAELEYVKQEQDFTSGTDPYTRASGDQEEPYEEEEGRGGAYQQRGKGATKSRTPVLDNFGRDITKLADEGKLDPIIGRENEIERVSQILSRRKKNNPILIGEPGVGKTAIVEGLALRIQQKKVSRTLFNKRIVMLDLAALVAGTKYRGQFEERMKAIMTELEKSRDVILFIDEIHTIVGAGGATGSLDASNIFKPALARGELQCIGASTLDEYRQHIEKDGALDRRFQKVMVDPPSADEAIHILENIKPKYEEFHNVIYSDDAIKACVKLSDRYITDRFLPDKAIDVLDEVGARTHLKNIHVPKHIEELEAKIEKVKEQKNQAVRNQQYEKAADLRDQESKLGRNLEQAKISWEEEAKTKRYPVEEEDIAEVVSMMTGIPVRRVAQSESKKLVGMTNDLRDVIIGQDEAIAKVTKAIQRNRVGLKDPKKPIGTFIFLGPTGVGKTELAKSLARYIFDSDDALVRIDMSEYMEKFSVSRLIGAPPGYVGYEEGGQLTERVRRKPYSVILLDEIEKAHPDVYNILLQVLDDGQLTDGLGRKVDFKNTLIIMTSNIGVRQLKDFGQGVGFKTSAREEAAETHSKSVIQNALKRTFSPEFLNRIDDVVIFNSLDQDEIFQIINITLKDLFDRLAGMEYTLQLSEAAKKFVAEKGFDPQFGARPLQRAIQKYIEDPLAEFILTNNPAAGAVLEAVMNEKEDGLDITLTTEEVNSDVEE
- the infC gene encoding translation initiation factor IF-3, producing the protein MAKRRGSKNRNQRREDPKDQFRVNDQIRIPEVRLVGDNLEEVSEIAGRKVDPGIYNTRQAIDWARRLELDLVEISPNAEPPVVKIIDYNKFLYEKKKREKEIKSKAVKTVVKEIRFGPNTDEHDFEFKLRHAQRFLEEGSKVKAYVHFRGRTIVFKDRGELLLLRFLKELEEHGAAEALPKMEGRRMTVIIQPKKGKK
- the rpmI gene encoding 50S ribosomal protein L35 yields the protein MPKMKTHSSAKKRFKLTGSGKIKRFQAYTSHMMRNKSKKAKLNLRDSALVSDADSPRVRRMLCK
- the rplT gene encoding 50S ribosomal protein L20 — encoded protein: MPRSVNAVASRRRRKKILKAAKGYFGARKNVYTVAKNAVDKAMKYSYRDRRNKKRAFRRLWIARINAGARMHGLSYSRLIHALKESNIDLNRKVLADLAMNHPDVFKEVVAKVQK
- a CDS encoding M23 family metallopeptidase, with translation MVILDTEQTRQVAAFLQQYRKLTKTQHTELLDHLCCDIEHTMGEGQSFEEAFTRCRERWNESEVEKIHSSTQKRFTMVKLIGILLIGMSTLTFFSPINGTTAKELSHKTTEASTTVPTTVYQAPPSFCPLTADFELTSEYGNRIHPIYKKEVLHRGVDWKAPLGSPVLAAGSGIILEAGAKDKYGNCIIILHDEIYQTLYAHLDNIDVKVGEQIVAGQQIGTVGNSGLSMGTHLHYEVIKNGVPVNPADYLP
- a CDS encoding PadR family transcriptional regulator; the encoded protein is MYSTELFKGTLKTLILHLLQAEGRMYGYQITQRVRALTEGELELTEGALYPTLHKLEKAGLIISEKEKVGGRVRKYYLLSDLGTASATDYVDEFREFVLTMNRIFKLKLD
- a CDS encoding IS1182 family transposase, which gives rise to MSTKITQRENIRFKAYTQDIVIDLPLRIEELVKDNVLAQIINKVIQEIEIKELECYYSGIGRPPYHPRMLLKVWIYGYCTKVYTSRPLAKKLGEDLVFMWLSGGQRPCFKTLSEFRSCRMQDLVDTVLSQVLFYLVEQGYVNLSDLYVDGSKWAANANKHKIVWRKNTERYKAMVLERIDSLLEEVRELQQAEDNIYGTKDLLQRQEAEQIYLVLNSEDLERQLRYLNEIIAEQGDKKRKQSLERIHRHLSKEQVNLDKYEEQELILAGRNSYSKTDEDATALRMKDDQLLPGYNIQITTSDQFIVNATVHQGASDSPTLPPHVLQLEQRVSGLVESDWKMDYTADAGYGSEENYSFLAEKGHTAYVKYPLWYQEVTGKLDKQLFNTTNWYYDPDQDYYQCPNEKKLLFSHEFTSKSNNGYESRTRVYESESCAQCPFYEQCRGPNAKPGTHRRVKKREKLEAFKKEVKQRLASEKGLEKRSQRGIDVETPFANIKHNMGHRRFLLRGIDKVNVEFQFLAIAHNLKKVYCLQTGIWEDHYVQRAARSATKHKKRA